In Vagococcus hydrophili, one DNA window encodes the following:
- a CDS encoding M20 family metallopeptidase → MKDFITDSHQEQAIKALQRVVSKPSFLQDAVDGAPFGQDILDCLKDTLELFKEEGYATFIDPDGYYGYAEIGEGSEIFGILCHLDVVPQGDETLWNTPAFEATIVDNALVGRGVQDDKGPTIAALFAVKALLENGVALNKKIRFIFGTDEENLWRCMDQYHKKEQGVAMGIAPDANFPVIYAEKGLLQVFLTGKGSNDFTFTGGSALNVVADTAVYSGSKVAEVTAELDKLGFNYLMKDGDVHVKGKSIHSKDAPDGINANTRLAQALVSVYNHTALDFLGKLIKEDAKGISVLGEIKDEASGNLTFNAATVEINENETKIGIDIRIPVTFEKEIVTTKLAEVAKEYELTYHEHDFLASLYVPVDSELVTTLLGAYRDKTGDMRPPQISGGATFARTMDNCVAFGAMFENTKDTMHQPNETWQLDEMRQTMEIYAEAIYRLCAN, encoded by the coding sequence ATGAAAGATTTTATTACAGATTCACATCAAGAACAAGCCATCAAAGCCCTTCAACGTGTTGTTTCTAAACCATCATTTCTACAAGATGCAGTAGATGGGGCACCTTTTGGTCAAGATATTCTTGATTGTTTAAAAGACACTTTAGAACTATTCAAAGAAGAGGGTTACGCAACTTTTATTGACCCTGACGGTTACTATGGTTACGCTGAAATCGGTGAAGGATCTGAAATTTTTGGTATTCTTTGCCATTTAGACGTGGTACCTCAAGGGGATGAAACCTTATGGAACACACCAGCTTTTGAAGCAACAATTGTTGATAATGCTCTTGTTGGTCGTGGGGTTCAAGATGATAAAGGACCTACTATTGCAGCTCTTTTTGCTGTTAAAGCCCTTCTTGAAAATGGAGTCGCACTAAATAAAAAAATTCGTTTCATCTTTGGAACAGATGAAGAAAACTTATGGCGTTGTATGGATCAATACCATAAAAAAGAACAAGGTGTAGCAATGGGGATTGCACCAGACGCTAACTTCCCTGTTATTTATGCTGAAAAAGGATTACTACAAGTATTCTTAACTGGTAAAGGTTCTAATGATTTTACCTTCACTGGTGGTTCAGCTTTAAACGTTGTGGCAGATACAGCTGTCTATTCTGGTAGCAAAGTTGCAGAGGTCACTGCTGAATTAGATAAACTTGGCTTTAACTATCTAATGAAAGACGGAGATGTTCACGTTAAAGGAAAATCAATCCATTCAAAAGACGCACCTGATGGCATTAATGCCAATACTCGTTTAGCTCAAGCGCTTGTTTCTGTGTATAATCACACTGCACTTGATTTCTTAGGAAAATTAATTAAAGAAGACGCAAAAGGAATTAGCGTTCTTGGTGAAATTAAGGACGAAGCTTCTGGTAACTTGACCTTTAATGCTGCGACTGTTGAAATCAATGAAAATGAAACTAAAATCGGGATTGATATTCGTATTCCGGTTACCTTTGAAAAAGAAATAGTGACTACTAAATTAGCAGAAGTAGCCAAAGAATATGAACTGACTTACCATGAACATGACTTTTTAGCGTCACTTTATGTACCAGTTGATTCTGAATTAGTCACTACTTTACTTGGTGCTTACCGAGATAAAACTGGTGACATGCGTCCACCTCAAATTTCTGGTGGGGCGACATTTGCTCGTACCATGGACAATTGTGTAGCCTTTGGGGCAATGTTTGAAAATACGAAAGATACGATGCATCAACCAAACGAAACTTGGCAGTTAGACGAAATGCGTCAAACAA
- a CDS encoding GNAT family N-acetyltransferase: MEIREITKKDNLGVKELIQSSLKELGFDKPGTAYYDPELNDLTYFYHSTPKAMYWVIEVESKIVGGVGIAPFKDNVCELQKLYVSPKIQGKGLARLLMDQALTFASEHYEACYLETHSDLDAACKLYEKYDFESLSKPIEGSEHSAMDKWYLKRVSQN, translated from the coding sequence ATGGAAATAAGAGAGATAACAAAAAAAGACAATCTAGGTGTTAAAGAATTAATTCAATCCTCTTTAAAAGAGCTTGGATTTGATAAACCAGGAACAGCATACTATGATCCTGAGCTAAATGATTTAACTTATTTTTATCATTCAACACCTAAAGCAATGTATTGGGTGATTGAGGTAGAAAGTAAAATTGTAGGTGGGGTAGGAATAGCGCCATTTAAAGATAACGTTTGTGAGCTTCAGAAATTATATGTTTCACCAAAAATCCAAGGAAAAGGTTTAGCTAGATTATTAATGGATCAAGCACTAACATTTGCGAGTGAACATTATGAAGCCTGTTATTTGGAAACGCATTCAGATTTAGACGCTGCTTGTAAGTTATATGAAAAATATGATTTTGAATCGCTGTCTAAACCAATAGAAGGATCAGAACATTCTGCCATGGATAAATGGTATTTAAAACGAGTATCTCAGAATTAA
- the proS gene encoding proline--tRNA ligase, translated as MAKKDGFVKQITSRDIDFAQWYTDVCLKAELCDYSSVKGCMIVRPLGTALWEGIQHAVDTQLKATGHQNVLMPMLIPESLLLKEAEHVEGFAPEVAWVTAGGDSELQERLAVRPTSEVMFCEHFKKIIHSHRDLPVLYNQWVSVVRWEKTTRPFLRTTEFFWHEGHTCHADYADADKEALSILDMYVDICENMLAIPVVSGVKSESEKFAGADKTYTNETLMYDGKALQITTSHHLGDNFGKAFEITYADKNGQEQFVNTTSWAITTRAIGGMIMVHSDDRGLVLPPRIAPTQVAIIPIAQHKEGVLDKAYELRDELKDKVTVMVDASEKQPGWKFSEAEMKGYPIRIEIGPKDIEAGEVIVVRRDTLEKTKMALDADLGTKLQTLLDEIHDNMLAKARERQNAKTRVAKTKEEFAELIKDGGFVIAPWSGSEEIEDLIKEETGASSRCLSFEYQDADLTGVKDLWNGEDAKYMMHWAKAY; from the coding sequence ATGGCAAAAAAAGATGGTTTCGTTAAACAAATTACAAGTCGTGATATCGACTTTGCACAGTGGTATACAGATGTCTGTTTGAAAGCTGAATTATGTGATTATTCAAGTGTTAAAGGTTGTATGATTGTTCGCCCCTTAGGAACTGCACTATGGGAAGGGATTCAACATGCAGTCGATACTCAGTTAAAAGCAACTGGACATCAAAACGTCTTAATGCCAATGTTAATTCCTGAGAGTTTACTGTTAAAAGAAGCAGAACATGTGGAAGGTTTTGCGCCTGAAGTAGCTTGGGTAACAGCTGGTGGAGATTCTGAATTACAAGAAAGACTAGCAGTTAGACCAACTTCAGAAGTGATGTTCTGTGAGCATTTCAAAAAAATTATTCACTCACATAGAGATTTACCGGTTCTTTATAATCAATGGGTAAGCGTGGTTCGTTGGGAAAAAACAACCCGTCCATTCTTAAGAACGACTGAATTTTTCTGGCATGAAGGACACACGTGTCATGCTGATTACGCAGATGCGGATAAAGAAGCATTAAGTATTTTAGATATGTATGTTGATATTTGTGAAAACATGTTAGCTATTCCAGTTGTATCAGGTGTGAAATCTGAAAGTGAAAAATTTGCTGGAGCAGATAAAACATACACAAATGAAACGTTGATGTATGATGGAAAAGCATTACAGATTACAACATCACATCACTTAGGCGATAACTTTGGTAAAGCTTTTGAAATCACTTATGCTGATAAAAATGGGCAGGAACAATTTGTTAATACAACATCTTGGGCAATTACAACAAGAGCTATCGGTGGGATGATCATGGTTCATAGTGATGACCGTGGACTTGTTTTACCTCCAAGAATTGCACCAACTCAAGTAGCAATTATTCCTATTGCTCAACATAAAGAAGGTGTCTTGGACAAAGCTTACGAATTACGTGACGAGTTAAAAGACAAAGTAACAGTTATGGTTGACGCAAGTGAAAAACAACCTGGTTGGAAATTTAGTGAAGCTGAAATGAAAGGTTACCCAATTCGTATTGAAATTGGACCTAAAGATATTGAAGCTGGTGAAGTTATTGTCGTTCGTCGTGACACATTAGAAAAAACTAAAATGGCATTAGATGCTGATTTAGGAACTAAATTACAAACATTATTAGATGAAATTCACGATAATATGCTAGCAAAAGCACGTGAACGTCAAAATGCTAAAACACGTGTAGCAAAAACAAAAGAAGAGTTTGCTGAATTAATTAAAGATGGTGGCTTTGTTATTGCTCCTTGGTCAGGTAGCGAAGAGATCGAAGATTTAATTAAAGAAGAAACAGGTGCTTCATCACGTTGTTTAAGTTTTGAATACCAAGATGCTGATTTAACTGGTGTCAAAGATTTATGGAATGGTGAAGATGCTAAGTACATGATGCATTGGGCAAAAGCATACTAA
- a CDS encoding double-cubane-cluster-containing anaerobic reductase produces MKVKTELPTIFNDFAEARQQGFLTVKELKDQGKPIVGVYCTFMPEELTMAAGALQISLCSTSDETIPDAEEVLPRNLCPLIKSSFGFGKTDKCPYFYFSDLIVGESTCDGKKKMYEYMTDFKELYLMHLPNMRNSPESSALWKAEMIRYKEKLESFFDVEITEEAIKEAIIFKNEERRARKRFYELGKLNPLPIKGSEIFKVMYGANYSFDKTKLIRDLDEMTDSIMKEYDSTPQEKSRKPRILITGSPIGGVTEKVIRAIEENGGEIVAYENCTVAKPIERLVDEENPDVYDALAEKYLDIGCACLSNNQPRIDMLDRMIDEYQVDGVLDMVLQFCTPFSVESLKIKEFCQKEKNVPYLYLETDYSNADVEQINTRVEAFIEMIGG; encoded by the coding sequence ATGAAAGTGAAAACTGAGTTACCAACTATCTTTAATGATTTTGCGGAAGCAAGACAACAAGGTTTTTTGACTGTGAAAGAGTTAAAAGATCAAGGAAAACCAATTGTGGGTGTGTATTGTACGTTTATGCCGGAAGAACTAACGATGGCAGCAGGAGCACTTCAAATTAGTTTGTGTTCTACATCAGATGAAACGATTCCAGATGCTGAAGAAGTGTTACCAAGAAATTTGTGTCCTTTAATTAAATCAAGTTTTGGATTTGGTAAAACAGATAAGTGTCCCTATTTTTATTTTTCAGACTTAATTGTTGGGGAATCAACCTGTGATGGTAAAAAGAAAATGTATGAGTACATGACGGACTTTAAAGAACTTTATCTGATGCACTTACCAAATATGAGAAACAGTCCAGAAAGTTCTGCTTTATGGAAAGCCGAGATGATTCGTTATAAAGAAAAATTAGAGTCATTCTTTGATGTTGAGATAACAGAAGAAGCCATTAAAGAAGCAATTATCTTTAAAAATGAAGAAAGAAGAGCACGGAAAAGATTTTATGAATTAGGTAAATTAAATCCATTACCAATCAAAGGTTCTGAAATTTTTAAAGTGATGTATGGGGCTAATTATTCCTTCGATAAAACTAAATTAATTCGTGATTTAGATGAAATGACAGACAGTATTATGAAAGAATATGATTCAACACCACAAGAAAAAAGTCGTAAACCAAGAATTTTAATCACAGGTTCACCTATCGGAGGCGTTACTGAAAAAGTAATCCGAGCTATTGAAGAAAATGGTGGTGAAATCGTGGCTTATGAAAATTGTACAGTTGCTAAACCGATTGAGCGTTTAGTTGATGAAGAAAATCCAGATGTGTATGACGCTCTAGCTGAAAAATATTTAGATATTGGTTGTGCCTGTTTATCTAATAATCAACCGAGAATTGATATGTTAGACCGAATGATTGATGAATACCAAGTAGATGGTGTGTTAGATATGGTATTACAATTCTGTACCCCATTCTCAGTAGAGTCGTTAAAAATCAAAGAGTTCTGTCAGAAAGAAAAAAATGTTCCTTATCTTTATTTAGAAACAGACTACTCTAATGCGGATGTGGAACAAATCAATACGAGAGTTGAAGCGTTTATTGAGATGATTGGAGGTTAA
- a CDS encoding acyl-CoA dehydratase activase yields MRIIGLDSGSTTTKGVLMEDDIIIDHALVLTAGNPKKAMNNILEKLNYNQQTLLVTTGYGRKLIDADKCVTEITCHAKGANFLNPEVTSIIDIGGQDSKTIKLNKLGQVEEFNMNDKCAAGTGRFVEVLMRILGEDISCLDEFVATGEAVKINSMCTVFAETEVISLVAKGEERENIALGVLHSICHRIHGQYLKISPQQDELIFFSGGLSSSIIMKNILENFTGKKIITHPLAQYTGAIGAARMINNRR; encoded by the coding sequence GTGAGAATAATTGGTTTAGATTCCGGTTCAACAACCACTAAAGGTGTTTTGATGGAAGATGATATTATCATTGATCATGCCTTAGTTTTAACCGCTGGAAATCCTAAAAAAGCGATGAACAATATTTTAGAGAAATTAAATTATAATCAACAAACTCTCTTAGTAACAACAGGTTACGGTCGAAAGTTGATTGATGCTGATAAATGTGTCACAGAAATTACATGTCACGCAAAGGGTGCTAATTTTCTAAATCCAGAGGTAACAAGCATCATTGATATCGGTGGACAAGACAGTAAAACGATCAAATTAAACAAACTTGGACAAGTAGAAGAATTTAATATGAATGACAAGTGTGCTGCAGGAACTGGACGCTTTGTGGAGGTACTAATGCGGATTTTAGGCGAAGATATTAGTTGTTTAGACGAATTTGTAGCAACAGGTGAGGCAGTAAAAATAAATAGCATGTGTACAGTGTTTGCTGAAACTGAAGTGATTAGTTTAGTTGCTAAAGGTGAAGAGAGAGAAAACATTGCTTTAGGTGTTCTTCATTCAATTTGCCATCGAATTCATGGACAATATTTAAAGATTTCGCCTCAACAAGATGAATTAATATTCTTTTCAGGAGGATTATCTAGTAGTATTATCATGAAAAATATCTTAGAAAACTTCACAGGTAAAAAAATTATCACCCATCCACTAGCCCAATATACAGGTGCTATAGGGGCAGCAAGAATGATAAATAATCGACGTTGA
- the prdC gene encoding proline reductase-associated electron transfer protein PrdC, producing MTVFDIPLKQHVGAPCISLVKKGDYVKRGQLIAEPNGLGANIHASVSGEISEVTEEKIAIIPSDKLSTDFVKLTESNSKLKLIEAAGIVGAGGAGFPAHVKLNVEIPEGCFIANAVECEALLKHNVKQIKEHSETIVRGIKYVMEITKAPKSYIAIKDKNRQAVIELLKATKNEPNIEVFRLPDIYPAGDERMIIREILDIVLEPGQLPIEVGAVVSNVETLKHIVEAIEDHKPFIDKDVTVSGRVKNESHVFVNVPIGLPVKVLIDEAGGYIEPHGEIVIGGPMTGHSGEESTPITKTTGGILVAMPYPQEHRKIGILICECGGSEERLTEIAENMGAEVVASEMCKRMVEVNGRYRCSKPGVCPGQAEKVMKMKKEGAEVVLTGTCSDUTNTVMGVAPRLGVPVYHHTDHVLRAVGHKLYRKLPS from the coding sequence ATGACCGTATTTGACATTCCATTGAAACAACATGTAGGCGCACCTTGTATTTCTTTAGTGAAAAAAGGTGACTATGTGAAGCGTGGTCAATTGATTGCAGAACCTAATGGCTTAGGAGCTAACATTCATGCCAGTGTCTCAGGTGAAATATCTGAAGTGACTGAAGAAAAGATTGCTATTATTCCAAGTGATAAATTATCGACAGATTTTGTAAAATTGACAGAGAGTAATTCCAAACTTAAGTTAATTGAAGCTGCAGGAATTGTAGGTGCTGGTGGTGCTGGTTTTCCGGCGCACGTTAAATTAAATGTTGAGATTCCAGAAGGATGTTTCATAGCCAATGCTGTTGAATGTGAAGCGTTGTTAAAACATAACGTAAAACAAATTAAAGAGCATTCAGAAACAATTGTTCGAGGCATTAAATACGTTATGGAGATAACAAAAGCACCAAAAAGCTACATTGCAATTAAAGACAAAAATCGCCAAGCAGTAATTGAGCTTCTTAAAGCAACCAAAAATGAACCGAATATTGAAGTATTTAGACTTCCAGATATTTACCCGGCTGGAGATGAGCGAATGATTATTCGAGAAATTTTAGATATTGTTTTAGAACCTGGTCAATTGCCAATAGAAGTAGGGGCAGTTGTCTCTAATGTTGAAACTCTAAAACATATTGTTGAAGCAATTGAAGATCATAAACCATTTATTGATAAGGATGTAACTGTCTCTGGCCGCGTTAAAAATGAGTCTCATGTTTTTGTTAATGTTCCAATTGGGTTACCTGTTAAAGTTTTAATTGATGAAGCAGGTGGCTATATTGAACCACATGGAGAAATAGTTATTGGAGGACCAATGACGGGACATAGTGGTGAAGAATCTACTCCAATTACTAAAACAACTGGAGGAATTTTAGTTGCTATGCCATATCCTCAAGAACACCGTAAGATTGGTATTTTAATCTGTGAGTGTGGTGGTTCAGAAGAAAGATTAACTGAAATAGCTGAAAACATGGGTGCTGAAGTTGTTGCAAGTGAGATGTGTAAGCGAATGGTAGAAGTGAATGGCCGCTACAGATGTTCTAAACCGGGCGTCTGTCCAGGGCAAGCTGAAAAAGTGATGAAAATGAAAAAAGAAGGCGCAGAAGTCGTCTTAACCGGAACTTGTTCCGATTGAACGAACACCGTCATGGGTGTCGCTCCTAGGTTAGGAGTTCCAGTGTATCATCATACAGATCATGTTCTTAGAGCAGTTGGACATAAGCTATACCGTAAGCTACCAAGCTAA
- the prdA gene encoding D-proline reductase (dithiol) proprotein PrdA has product MSITVETAKEHANDPAVLCCRAEGNIIIEPSNLEDPAIFPDLEDSGLLEIPENCLKISQVLGAKLLNTTDALVALTPDLVEGAILEEVVETPTEVVSEPVTPVAQTANPVVPQITGNQTIKIHIAEGKGIDLELPLILAGGGATTQAPAEGVAPVVETSAPVAASQEVVQEAIKMRSFEREHLEIKEVVFGEETKIEGTTLTLRNPEELGKEAAELEALVLGMTIDIITPDRYGEYSETIMDVQPIATKIEGDLGHGITRVIDGVVMVLTGTDENGVQIGEFGSSEGELDRNIMWGRPGAPDKGEIFIKTQVTIKAGANMERPGPLAAHKASDYVTQQIREALKVADSSLIHKKDEVAQYRRPGKKKVLIIKEIMGQGAMHDNLIMPVEPVGTLGAKPNVDLGNLPVILAPTEVVDGGIHALTCIGPASKETSRHYWREPLVLEAMADEEIDLVGVMFVGSPQANSEKYYVSKRLGMTVEAMGIDGAIVTTEGFGNNHIDFASHIEEVGKRGIHVVGDSYSAVQGALVVGNKQMIAMVDNNKSKQGIENEVLSNNTLCKEDAIRDLAMLKTLMGGGTIKEAERKWNPNVKENNLEIIEKTTGQKIDRVDNEQILPKSKKRQEIYEKD; this is encoded by the coding sequence ATGTCTATAACTGTAGAAACTGCAAAAGAACATGCTAACGATCCTGCGGTACTTTGTTGTCGTGCGGAAGGAAATATCATTATTGAACCATCAAACTTGGAGGATCCAGCGATTTTCCCAGATTTAGAGGATTCAGGTTTACTAGAAATTCCAGAAAATTGTTTAAAAATTAGTCAAGTCTTAGGTGCTAAATTATTAAATACAACAGATGCTTTAGTTGCTTTAACGCCAGACTTAGTTGAAGGTGCAATTCTTGAAGAAGTGGTCGAAACACCAACTGAAGTTGTCTCAGAACCAGTCACACCAGTAGCGCAAACAGCTAATCCAGTTGTCCCGCAAATCACAGGGAATCAAACGATTAAAATTCATATTGCTGAAGGTAAAGGGATTGATTTAGAATTACCTTTAATTTTAGCTGGTGGAGGAGCAACGACTCAAGCTCCAGCTGAAGGAGTAGCTCCAGTAGTCGAAACATCAGCACCAGTAGCTGCTAGTCAAGAAGTTGTTCAAGAAGCGATTAAAATGCGTTCTTTTGAAAGAGAACATTTAGAAATTAAAGAAGTTGTTTTCGGTGAAGAAACAAAAATCGAAGGAACAACCTTAACTTTAAGAAATCCAGAAGAACTTGGTAAAGAAGCTGCTGAATTAGAAGCGTTAGTTCTTGGTATGACGATTGATATTATCACACCAGATCGTTACGGCGAGTACAGTGAAACAATCATGGATGTCCAACCAATCGCAACTAAAATTGAAGGTGATTTAGGTCACGGAATTACACGTGTGATTGATGGCGTTGTGATGGTCTTAACTGGTACTGACGAAAACGGCGTTCAAATTGGTGAGTTTGGTTCATCTGAAGGTGAATTAGATCGTAATATTATGTGGGGAAGACCAGGTGCTCCTGATAAAGGTGAAATCTTTATTAAAACACAAGTAACGATTAAAGCGGGGGCAAACATGGAACGCCCTGGACCTTTGGCAGCTCATAAAGCCTCTGATTATGTGACACAACAAATCAGAGAAGCATTAAAAGTGGCTGATAGTTCTTTAATTCATAAAAAAGACGAAGTGGCGCAATATCGCCGACCCGGCAAGAAAAAAGTCTTAATTATTAAAGAAATCATGGGACAAGGTGCAATGCATGATAACTTAATTATGCCAGTTGAACCTGTTGGAACATTAGGTGCGAAACCTAACGTTGACTTAGGTAACTTACCAGTTATTTTAGCACCAACAGAAGTGGTTGATGGTGGTATCCATGCGTTAACGTGTATTGGACCAGCTTCAAAAGAAACGTCTCGTCATTATTGGCGTGAACCACTTGTTCTTGAAGCAATGGCTGATGAAGAAATCGACTTAGTAGGTGTGATGTTTGTAGGTTCTCCACAAGCAAACTCTGAAAAATATTATGTTTCAAAACGTTTAGGTATGACGGTTGAAGCAATGGGCATTGATGGTGCGATTGTGACAACTGAAGGATTTGGTAATAACCATATTGACTTTGCTTCTCATATTGAAGAAGTTGGTAAACGTGGTATTCATGTTGTTGGAGATTCATATAGTGCGGTTCAAGGTGCTTTAGTTGTTGGTAATAAACAAATGATCGCTATGGTTGATAATAATAAATCAAAACAAGGGATTGAAAATGAAGTTTTATCTAACAACACACTTTGTAAGGAAGATGCGATTCGTGATTTAGCGATGCTTAAAACGTTAATGGGTGGCGGAACTATCAAAGAAGCTGAACGTAAGTGGAACCCTAATGTGAAAGAAAATAACCTTGAAATCATTGAAAAAACAACAGGTCAAAAAATTGATCGTGTTGACAATGAACAAATCTTACCTAAGAGTAAAAAACGCCAAGAGATTTACGAAAAAGACTAA
- a CDS encoding CBO2463/CBO2479 domain-containing protein: MDGIDQLKYVSTERMFEGILVDITDASVTIDIKGRLGQFKIPRRMLISEYDIKIGQEVGFMMSYPEVLNEEPNDHYVNAITEHNARQKNMMEKKEEI, translated from the coding sequence ATGGATGGAATAGATCAATTAAAATATGTCTCAACTGAGAGAATGTTTGAAGGAATTCTAGTAGATATTACAGACGCAAGTGTCACAATTGATATAAAGGGACGTCTTGGACAATTCAAAATTCCAAGAAGAATGTTAATTTCAGAATATGATATTAAAATCGGTCAAGAAGTTGGTTTTATGATGTCATATCCAGAAGTTTTAAACGAAGAACCGAATGATCATTATGTGAACGCGATAACTGAGCATAACGCTAGACAAAAAAATATGATGGAAAAGAAAGAGGAGATTTAA
- the prdB gene encoding D-proline reductase (dithiol) protein PrdB yields MTLTVFEGLQSEIYVPITPKSIFTPVKKELKEMRVAMATAAGVHLKTDKRFNLAGDTSYREVPDSATTEELMVSHGGYDNADVNRDVNCMFPIDRLHELAKEGFIKEVAPTHFGFMGGGGDQDAFHDVTGPEIAQKLVEEDVDAVVLTAGUGTCHRTAVIVQRAIEEAGIPTILIAALPPVVRQNGSPRAVAPLVPMGANAGEPHNIEMQTGILKDTLNELVAIETPGKIVSLPYEYIAHV; encoded by the coding sequence ATGACTTTAACAGTTTTTGAAGGTTTACAATCAGAGATTTATGTACCGATTACACCTAAATCTATCTTTACTCCCGTAAAAAAAGAGTTAAAAGAGATGCGTGTAGCCATGGCAACTGCTGCCGGTGTACATTTAAAAACAGATAAAAGATTTAATTTAGCAGGAGATACGTCTTATCGTGAAGTACCAGATTCAGCAACAACAGAAGAATTAATGGTTTCTCATGGTGGGTATGACAATGCTGACGTTAACCGCGACGTGAACTGTATGTTCCCAATCGATCGTTTGCATGAACTTGCTAAAGAAGGATTTATTAAAGAAGTAGCCCCAACTCACTTTGGTTTCATGGGTGGTGGGGGAGATCAGGACGCCTTTCATGACGTAACTGGTCCAGAAATTGCTCAAAAATTAGTGGAAGAAGACGTTGATGCAGTTGTCTTAACAGCTGGTTGAGGGACTTGCCACAGAACTGCCGTGATCGTGCAGAGAGCTATTGAGGAAGCAGGAATTCCTACAATTTTAATCGCCGCCCTACCTCCAGTAGTGCGACAAAATGGTTCACCAAGAGCCGTAGCACCACTTGTACCAATGGGAGCTAATGCTGGAGAACCACACAATATTGAAATGCAAACAGGTATCTTAAAAGATACATTAAACGAATTAGTAGCAATTGAAACACCAGGAAAAATTGTTAGTTTACCTTATGAGTATATCGCTCACGTTTAA
- the prdD gene encoding proline reductase cluster protein PrdD, which yields MMNKELKIKAFHMEKVTSGDRFQLDPKALQIKATHDFSEPDFKEVSIQLLAPNHHEVETNTIMDIIPISTKVLGKLGEGITHTLTGVYVVLTGAIEQGEQMHEFGSSEGILSENLKLNRVGTPLDTDYIIHIDILANQEVSFTRELCLKMFEWTDNYIGEIRELLKMMEGRASSEVHTYVETFNEGKPRVVLVKQVAGQGAMYDNLVFPDEPSGFSGGTSIIDMNNVPIIISPNEYRDGAIRAMV from the coding sequence ATGATGAATAAAGAGTTAAAGATTAAAGCCTTTCATATGGAAAAGGTGACATCAGGAGACAGATTTCAATTAGACCCAAAAGCCTTACAAATTAAAGCAACACACGACTTTAGCGAACCAGATTTTAAAGAAGTATCGATTCAGCTATTAGCACCGAATCATCACGAAGTTGAAACCAACACGATTATGGATATTATTCCGATTTCCACAAAAGTGTTGGGGAAACTTGGTGAGGGAATCACTCACACATTAACTGGTGTGTACGTGGTTTTAACTGGTGCCATTGAACAGGGTGAGCAGATGCATGAGTTTGGTTCATCTGAAGGCATATTATCAGAAAATTTGAAGTTAAACAGAGTAGGCACGCCTCTTGATACGGACTATATCATTCATATTGATATTTTAGCGAATCAAGAGGTAAGTTTTACTCGTGAATTATGTTTAAAAATGTTTGAGTGGACGGATAATTATATTGGGGAAATAAGAGAATTATTAAAAATGATGGAAGGTCGTGCTTCTTCTGAGGTGCACACCTATGTTGAAACATTCAATGAAGGTAAACCTAGAGTCGTACTTGTGAAACAAGTCGCAGGTCAAGGAGCTATGTATGATAATTTGGTTTTCCCAGATGAACCTAGTGGGTTTTCAGGTGGGACTTCTATTATCGACATGAACAATGTTCCAATCATTATTTCACCCAATGAATATCGTGATGGGGCTATAAGAGCTATGGTCTAA
- a CDS encoding glycine/sarcosine/betaine reductase component B subunit: MGIGPSTKETTLHHFRDPLVDCLACDPDINFLGVVVVGTPQDNKMKHFVGNRTATWVKSMGCDGAIVSTDGWGNSDIDFANTLEEIGKRDVSVIGLKFIGKQAKFVVENDFTNYVLDFNKSELGIETEVVGENTIDSRDASLALASIKLKMRKDKQVK, encoded by the coding sequence ATGGGAATAGGACCTTCGACAAAAGAAACGACACTGCACCATTTTAGAGATCCACTAGTTGATTGTTTAGCATGTGACCCAGATATTAATTTCTTGGGTGTTGTCGTTGTAGGCACGCCTCAAGATAATAAGATGAAACATTTTGTGGGGAATAGAACAGCAACATGGGTTAAAAGTATGGGCTGTGACGGAGCAATTGTCTCAACAGATGGTTGGGGAAATTCAGATATTGATTTTGCCAACACATTAGAAGAAATAGGAAAACGTGACGTAAGCGTAATTGGTTTAAAATTTATTGGCAAACAAGCGAAGTTTGTTGTTGAAAATGACTTTACTAACTATGTTCTTGATTTTAATAAGTCAGAATTAGGCATTGAAACGGAAGTTGTTGGTGAAAATACAATAGATAGTCGAGATGCAAGTCTTGCACTGGCATCAATTAAACTAAAAATGCGAAAAGATAAGCAGGTAAAATAA